In Sesamum indicum cultivar Zhongzhi No. 13 linkage group LG1, S_indicum_v1.0, whole genome shotgun sequence, the sequence agaaaatggagaactTCAATTTTGATGCAGGTTTGCTCTGGTTTTTGCTTGTCGACAATATTCAGGGGCCACTTTAACACAAAATATTGAAGGCTGAAAACCTACTCCAAAattcatttacatatattttctgGACAATAATTTATTGGTTTGTCCAGCAACaagttcaaattaataaaaagtgcTCAGCGCTTTAGTAGAAGGGAAAAATACAGCCCTGTTGAAGATTGAAGCTAAATTCTTCATTGCTGATGACGCTCAAGATATGGCTTCAAGCTATCCTTTTAATTTGTGGAGTTTTCTTCAAGGCATCAGGTGAATCCCGCAGACCTTTTGCATGCTTTAATAGACCAATATGCTCAATAGTTTGGTCACCTTTCCTTAGATTTGACCAGATACCAGATTCTTGACTTCTTATCTTAGGAGCACAGTTCTTTTTGTTCATTATTTGAAGGGTTTTTAGTAGgaataaaattcaattgaatCGTTTTTGTCTCCCATGCCCTGTTTGATTCTGTATATGAAGAGTTATTCTCACGCATGGCTTTCTGTTCAAATTTGGAGTAATCTGATAATAATACTGATATTCTGctaatttaattctaatttttcttgtgCATTAACGGCCTCCTGAGAAGAACTTGTACCAAATTATCTGTACTAATACAGTGACCATTACAGATCATTTGCATCAACTATGTGTCAAAAGATTGGAAGAGCAATACAGCATTGTCTATCACGAATAAGGATATCTGACTTTGAAGCATTAAATTGATACTTTGCAAAATTGTGGCTTCCTAAGATTATGTGTTTCTTTTGATATGAAGTTGGATAATTATGTTAATGTTAAATGCTGTATATGGTGGATATTTTTTGTGTGCGGAAATTACATTATGAGATAGTCACACTCCAATAGGGTACGGAGCAAACATATGCTAACAATGAATCTAATAACATGATTCTACTACATACCTGGACGAGTTTCTTTCATCATGTGTTTTGAGTTAATAAGTTTCTTTTAGTTGCAAACAGATAATCAGAAAACTAGCTATTACTATTTTCTatatcatcataattataatatactcGCTGTGCAGGTGCATTTGTTGGGATAAATATTGGAACTGACGTCTCAAACCTACCTTCAGCTGTTGATATAGTTGGAATTCTTAAAGCTCAGCAAATAACTCATGTGCGTCTGTTCGACGCTGATGCCCACATGCTGAATGCTCTTTCAAACACAGGCATTGAAGTTATGGTTAGTGTTACAAATGAAGAAGTCCTAGGTATTGGAGAATTACCATCGACAGCAGCAGCCTGGGTTAATAAGAATGTTGCAGCTTATGTTCCCTCAACTAATATTACGGCAATTGCTGTAGGCAGTGAAGTTCTTACTTCGATTCCACATGCTGCACCTATTCTGGTTCCTGCCATGAACAACCTATATAAAGCCCTTCTTGCTTCAAATCTCAACTATCAAGTCAAAATTTCAACGCCACATTCAATGGACATAATTCCCCGGTCTTTTCCTCCCTCTACCGCCACCTTCAATGCAACATCCAACTCTACTATTTTCCAGATCCTTCAGTTCTTGAAAAACACAAAGTCCTATTACATGTTAAATGCTTATCCTTATTATGAATATGTTAAGAGCAACGGCATTTTTCCTCTCGAGTATGCTCTTTTCAAACCACTCCCCCCAGTTAAACAAATCGTCGATCCAAACACCCTGTTCCATTATAACAGTATGTTTGATGCTTTGGTGGATGCTGCTTATAACTCTATAGCTGCTCTCAACTTTTCAGGAATCCCTATTGTTGTTACTGAAACTGGTTGGCCGTCATTTGGCGGCTCCAAAGAACCTGATGCTACTGCAGAAAATGCAGAGACATACAATAGTAA encodes:
- the LOC105168989 gene encoding glucan endo-1,3-beta-glucosidase 4-like; the encoded protein is MTLKIWLQAILLICGVFFKASGAFVGINIGTDVSNLPSAVDIVGILKAQQITHVRLFDADAHMLNALSNTGIEVMVSVTNEEVLGIGELPSTAAAWVNKNVAAYVPSTNITAIAVGSEVLTSIPHAAPILVPAMNNLYKALLASNLNYQVKISTPHSMDIIPRSFPPSTATFNATSNSTIFQILQFLKNTKSYYMLNAYPYYEYVKSNGIFPLEYALFKPLPPVKQIVDPNTLFHYNSMFDALVDAAYNSIAALNFSGIPIVVTETGWPSFGGSKEPDATAENAETYNSNLIRRVSNDSGPPSQPTIPINTYIYELFNEDKRPGPVSERNWGVLFTNGTAVYDVSLSDSDSLGANSSTAFCIARPGADESSLRDGLNWACGPGQANCAAIQKGQPCYSPNTVQNHASYAYNDYYQKMRSSGGTCDFGGTASLTTADPSYGSCRFIGSGNSSMGGLFPPAALGPIGPSSGSSTSIVLRFGRVVAVVALLVLLDLNLRNIL